In uncultured Methanobacterium sp., a genomic segment contains:
- the comD gene encoding sulfopyruvate decarboxylase subunit alpha translates to MDSSQAVFDGLKKAGINFVVSVPCVNLGKLMEMVDCDPDIIHVPVTREEEGFGMAAGAYMAGKKPAILMQNSGLGNSVNVLASLFKLYQFPILMIISHRGTEGEFMGAQIPMGEATTGILDTLEIAYINPKTPEEALKLIPESWILAELGGSPLGILLEISFW, encoded by the coding sequence ATGGACAGCAGCCAGGCAGTTTTTGATGGACTGAAAAAAGCCGGAATCAATTTTGTGGTCAGTGTACCCTGTGTGAACCTGGGTAAACTCATGGAAATGGTGGACTGCGACCCAGATATCATCCACGTTCCAGTTACCAGGGAAGAGGAAGGATTTGGTATGGCAGCCGGGGCTTACATGGCAGGTAAAAAACCAGCCATCCTGATGCAAAACTCTGGACTGGGAAACTCAGTTAATGTCCTGGCCTCTCTTTTTAAACTTTATCAGTTCCCCATACTTATGATCATCAGTCATCGAGGTACTGAAGGAGAATTCATGGGTGCTCAGATTCCCATGGGAGAAGCAACCACTGGAATACTGGACACCTTGGAGATCGCTTACATAAATCCCAAAACACCAGAAGAAGCACTTAAACTCATACCAGAATCATGGATACTGGCAGAACTAGGTGGATCACCACTGGGAATACTATTGGAGATCAGTTTCTGGTAG
- the comE gene encoding sulfopyruvate decarboxylase subunit beta, giving the protein MERIKALEQITSQLEDELVVCNIGFPSRELYHVKDSPKHFYMMGSMGMASSIGLGLALSQKRKVIVFDGDGSLLMNLGSLVTIYNQSPQNLVLVVLDNECYGSTGNQCTYSSTTDLKKVAEGVGFKNIVLYVESEEKIDFSPVLDMEGPVFVHVKIQAGNAKVPVIPMEPEEIKERFIMEVQGK; this is encoded by the coding sequence ATGGAAAGAATAAAAGCCCTGGAACAGATAACCAGTCAGTTGGAAGATGAGTTGGTTGTCTGCAATATAGGATTCCCCTCCAGGGAACTTTACCATGTTAAAGATTCCCCGAAACATTTCTATATGATGGGATCAATGGGTATGGCATCATCCATAGGGCTTGGACTGGCCCTAAGCCAAAAGAGGAAAGTGATTGTTTTTGACGGTGATGGATCACTGTTAATGAACCTGGGCAGTCTGGTAACCATTTACAACCAGTCACCCCAGAATCTGGTGCTGGTAGTGCTGGACAATGAATGTTACGGTAGTACAGGTAATCAGTGCACTTACTCCTCCACCACCGACCTTAAAAAAGTAGCAGAAGGAGTAGGATTTAAAAATATTGTCCTATACGTTGAATCTGAAGAGAAAATCGATTTTTCCCCTGTTCTGGACATGGAAGGACCTGTTTTTGTGCATGTGAAGATACAGGCAGGTAATGCAAAGGTTCCAGTGATACCAATGGAACCAGAAGAGATAAAAGAACGGTTCATAATGGAAGTTCAGGGTAAATAA
- a CDS encoding flavin reductase family protein gives MKKSLGAKTITYPTPVFVVGTYDSEGNPNVMTAAWGGICCSVPPCIAISLREATHTYHNIMDSKAFTISIPSEEHVKEADYFGIASGKDVNKFQATGLSPVKSEVVNAPYVGEFPFVIECELLQSVKIGLHTQFIGEIKDVKVDQSFADEDSLIEKIKPLIYSPDNLSYYGIGKMVGKAFSEGKELNKK, from the coding sequence ATGAAAAAATCTTTAGGAGCCAAAACCATAACTTATCCCACTCCAGTATTTGTGGTGGGGACCTATGACTCGGAAGGAAACCCTAATGTCATGACTGCAGCATGGGGTGGGATTTGCTGTTCTGTTCCACCGTGCATAGCCATTTCTTTAAGAGAAGCAACCCACACTTACCATAATATTATGGATAGTAAAGCATTCACCATCAGCATCCCTTCTGAAGAACACGTGAAAGAAGCCGATTATTTTGGAATAGCATCTGGAAAGGACGTGAATAAATTCCAGGCCACTGGGCTTTCCCCTGTAAAAAGTGAAGTGGTGAATGCACCTTACGTGGGTGAGTTTCCATTTGTAATAGAATGTGAATTACTGCAAAGTGTGAAAATTGGATTACACACTCAGTTTATAGGTGAAATAAAAGATGTTAAGGTGGATCAGTCTTTTGCTGATGAGGACTCATTGATTGAAAAAATCAAGCCACTCATCTACAGCCCTGATAATCTATCTTATTATGGTATCGGTAAAATGGTAGGGAAAGCCTTTTCTGAGGGAAAAGAGTTGAATAAAAAATAA
- a CDS encoding TIGR04076 family protein: MVLCKITVLKTTVQSELAGDYCQQEVGPCPLLQEGQEFVTGFEKPEGFCDWAWNDILRFVTALLTGGNFKEDLFQGWMKDENTMIACCTDGIRPVIFLLERVED; this comes from the coding sequence ATGGTATTATGTAAAATCACGGTCCTAAAAACAACCGTACAAAGTGAACTGGCAGGGGATTATTGTCAGCAGGAAGTTGGTCCCTGCCCCCTTCTCCAGGAAGGGCAGGAATTTGTTACTGGATTTGAAAAACCAGAAGGATTCTGTGACTGGGCATGGAACGATATTTTAAGATTTGTAACAGCCCTATTAACTGGTGGTAACTTTAAAGAAGACTTGTTCCAGGGTTGGATGAAAGATGAAAATACCATGATTGCCTGTTGCACCGATGGAATCCGTCCTGTAATTTTTCTACTGGAACGAGTGGAGGATTAA